Below is a window of Halomicrobium mukohataei DSM 12286 DNA.
GAGCGGGCTCGCCGGTGCCTCGCCCGAGGAGATCAGTCGCTTCGGCGACCTCCTGGCCGACAACGACCACGTCGACGTGCTCTCGGCGCTGCTCGAACACGAGCGGTCGTTCGGCCAGCGAGTCGCAGCGAGCAAGGCGGTCGTTCGGGCGACGGGCTACCGCGCCGACCGAACGCTGGTCCTGACGACGACGATCAGCAGCCAGCAGAGTGTCGCTGCACAGGCACTCCGGGCGACGGGCGCGGAGATCGCGCTCGTGTTCTCCGAGCGCGACGACCAGTGCTGGATCGTCGGCCGCGCCGAGTCCGGGAGCATCAACCTTCCCGAGGACCTGTTCGAGCCACTGGCCGAGACCTTCGGCGGCGACGGCGGCGGCCACGCGGGTGCCGGCGTGGCGAAGCTCGAAACGACGGCGCTGGAGACCATCCGAGAGGAGACGCTCGCTCAGCTGGAAGCGACGCTCGGGACGGCGCTCTCGGCACTGTCGTAGGCTGGCGAAGGCGTGACCGTCGATTTGGAGAAGACCGTTGACAGCCCTCCGCCGCCCCTGACCGAGACGGACGCGACGACCGTGCCTCGAACGACACCAGTAGTGGTGCGAACGGGCACACATTTATCATTATTTACCACCACGGTAGTCGTATGCCAGGCGGCAGCGATATGACCCTGCATCAGTTCCTGTGGCGCGCGGAAAACGTCTTCGGCGACCAGGAGATCGTCTCTCGGACCCACGAAGGAATCCACCGCTACACGTTCGCGGACTATGGGGACCGCGTGCGAAAGCTCGCGAGCGTCCTCGACCGGCGTGGCTACGGCGAGGGCGACCGGATCGCCACCTTCGCGTGGAACAACCACTGGCACCACGAGCTGTACTTCGGCGTGCCCTGTCAGGGCGCACAGCTACACATGATCAACATCCTCCTGCCGGACTCACACGTCCAGCACCTCGTCGACGACGCCGAGGACGCGGTGCTGGTCGTCGACCCGACGATGCTCGACGCCCTCGAAGCGGCCTACGACGAGGCGGCCTTCGACAGCGTCGAGCTGTTCGTCGTCATGGGCGACACCGTCCCCGAGACCGACCTGGAGCCGGTCACCGACTACGAGTCGTTCATCGCCGACGGCGACCCCGACTACGAGTTCCCCGACGTGAGCGAGGACCAGCCGGCCGGGATGTGCTACACCTCCGGGACGACGGGGATGCCCAAGGGCGTCGAGTACACCCACAAGATGTACTGGGGGCACACGATGGGGCTGCTCACCGGCGAGCTGGGCCTCACCGCTCGCGATACCGCGATGACCGTGGTGCCGATGTTCCACGTCTCGGGGTGGGGTCGCCCGTTCGCGACGCTGGCCTCCGGTGCCAAGCAGGTCCTCCCGGGACCGAACCCCGAGCCCGAAGACCTCGCCCGGCTCGTCGAATCCGAGGGCGTGACCCAGAGCGCGGCGGTCCCGACCGTGTGGCGCGGGCTGCTCCAGTACGCTTCCGAGGCCGATCCGGACCTCGATTCCCTGGAGTACGTCCTCTCGGGTGGGTCGGCGACGCCCAAGGGCCTCATCGAACGCTACCGCGAGGATCTGGGCATCGAGCTGGTCTCGGGCTACGGGATGACCGAGACGACGCCGATCACGCACCTCGCCGAGACGATTCCAAGCAACGTCGACGCGGACGGCGACGAGCGGACGGCGACGCGTGCCCACGCGGGGCTACCGCTGCCCGGCGTCCAGCTGAAAGTCGTCGACGAGGACGGCGCGGAGGTCCCGTGGGACGGCGAGTCGCTGGGCGAACTCCTGATGAAGGGGCCGTGGGTCACCACCGAGTACTTCAACGCCCCCGACAAGACCGAGCGGTCGATCACCGAGGACGGGTGGCTCAAGACCGGCGACATCGCACGGGTCACCGAGAACGGGTACACCGACGTGGTCGACCGCCTCGACGACCTCGTCAAGAGCGGCGGGGAGTGGATCTCCAGCGTCGAGCTGGAGAACCGTCTGATGGGTCACGAAGCGGTCGCGGAGGCGGCAGTGATCCCCGTCGAGCATCCCACCTGGGACGAGCGCCCCGCCGCGTTCGTCGTCGTCGAGGACGACGCCACGGCCGACGACGACCTGCGCGAGACGCTTCGCTCGTTCGTCGCCGAGGAGTATCCCTCGTGGTGGGTACCGGACACCATCGAGTTCATTCCGGCGGTCCCGAAAGGCGCGACGGGGAAGTTCTCGAAGATCGACCTGGAGGACCAGTACGTCGACGACGAACTCAGAGCACGGGTCCGCGAGCAAGCCCCCGGACAGCGGTAGCTGCATCGCCGCCACGACTGGCCAGCGGTATAATTCCGTTCCGTATCTACAAATTTAAGTACCATCTCGTCCCGAGCAACGCCCATGCTCACAGAGGGGGAGGGAGAGACGAGCGCC
It encodes the following:
- a CDS encoding DHH family phosphoesterase → MADHTAVAATLEGHDSCLLVVHAHADLDAVGAAVGLARTLDSDARIVAPDGLKRRARQLVEGLDETVHTPDGVAVGDADCLVVLDAPSSDRIEPVWGAMTPESLVVIDHHEPDDLVEASTVAAVDTTAGATAALVADVIDALDGTAGSKARIALAAGLFDDTSGLAGASPEEISRFGDLLADNDHVDVLSALLEHERSFGQRVAASKAVVRATGYRADRTLVLTTTISSQQSVAAQALRATGAEIALVFSERDDQCWIVGRAESGSINLPEDLFEPLAETFGGDGGGHAGAGVAKLETTALETIREETLAQLEATLGTALSALS
- a CDS encoding long-chain fatty acid--CoA ligase; translation: MPGGSDMTLHQFLWRAENVFGDQEIVSRTHEGIHRYTFADYGDRVRKLASVLDRRGYGEGDRIATFAWNNHWHHELYFGVPCQGAQLHMINILLPDSHVQHLVDDAEDAVLVVDPTMLDALEAAYDEAAFDSVELFVVMGDTVPETDLEPVTDYESFIADGDPDYEFPDVSEDQPAGMCYTSGTTGMPKGVEYTHKMYWGHTMGLLTGELGLTARDTAMTVVPMFHVSGWGRPFATLASGAKQVLPGPNPEPEDLARLVESEGVTQSAAVPTVWRGLLQYASEADPDLDSLEYVLSGGSATPKGLIERYREDLGIELVSGYGMTETTPITHLAETIPSNVDADGDERTATRAHAGLPLPGVQLKVVDEDGAEVPWDGESLGELLMKGPWVTTEYFNAPDKTERSITEDGWLKTGDIARVTENGYTDVVDRLDDLVKSGGEWISSVELENRLMGHEAVAEAAVIPVEHPTWDERPAAFVVVEDDATADDDLRETLRSFVAEEYPSWWVPDTIEFIPAVPKGATGKFSKIDLEDQYVDDELRARVREQAPGQR